One Kazachstania africana CBS 2517 chromosome 5, complete genome DNA window includes the following coding sequences:
- the MNN4 gene encoding Mnn4p (similar to Saccharomyces cerevisiae MNN4 (YKL201C) and YJR061W; ancestral locus Anc_1.509), producing the protein MLLNNVYRHSSRYLIRFINFVHSYKLSRRYFLPVLGAHVLVSSFLLWFLILNRSDESELLKNDNNRYYIDDPDYKYFNDFISNDATSWLPIPFISSADGEDSVSELNKLSKLYEKLKFNTKPIWVDDYSLKKNLMTVSMGPHKFESFNFIDNITFYDFDPRLTWSTYLNHILHNLNDENEELPFSWYDWSDFHELNKLISLESQKINCNLLFEGTLDVEALDLIEKEVGEPLFVNERFKYTYPKWYHFSRKMAQRHIFTVLKKHCTPIEKAKFSTGVVINEMYDNVRPEVFQLQARNFVLTTAPNPLSITMCSDTNHATYQFNVQKRNSSNLIESKLLHNFISNQTDNMLQFNDTSEIPEDFDIVFNHNILFNEFISNVNISKKFKLEVDRTDKNAFNSNYVELSADDFEFDPYSKIKDMESRKDSLSLHQLNYLASLKTSVTYHPATAPKYFAECGAIQQFKGMGYHRDKRFFNGDNMLNNQQDYFNRLNAMIRTFQKFTAANGIISWLGHGTLYGYIYNGQTFPWDNDFDLQMPITHLNYLSEYFNQTLVLEDPRFGNGRYLLDVGTSITIRTNGNGKNNIDARFIDIDSGLYIDITGLSVSMDVARDTMKTYITDKAKEQKIELTKEVKTYPDTNHLKDFDGETFSLLNITELKKYADEHTNIFSADDIKNIGKLIEKEEETVQSKSVEKWLNPEERFDLHKKLHLFNCRNSHFTNLDLLSPLINTMYHGVPTLIPFKYISALKNEYSVPAKYGYTTFKDNIYLPEFRLWFKQRILDRCSNLKSWFPTDIFEPLKNTTSLERIDFDTDAKTMLDNLIMMDDYDNVNIDILAQIYNSFETTSYRLKEVEIQYSNTSPEQKKIQLDQLRERFSSSLNNPAKDPLIYRNELNIYEELSSKYDASTIKDLERNVQYKYIDKFWSLTRDLKYRNSTLFNTTTSVSLESANLTSIDFNVIGRDDLFADSRKNANELFKTDPVMTTEN; encoded by the coding sequence ATGTTGTTGAATAATGTCTATAGACATTCAAGCCGCTATCTCATAAGgtttatcaattttgttCACTCATATAAACTCTCAAGACGGTATTTTCTACCGGTACTCGGTGCTCACGTCCTCGTTTCATCTTTTCTGTTATGGTTCCTGATACTGAACAGGTCAGATGAATCTGAACTCTTAAAGAATGATAATAACCGTTATTACATTGATGACCCCGATTACAAgtatttcaatgatttcatttCGAATGATGCCACTTCGTGGTTACCAATACCATTCATTTCTTCCGCTGATGGTGAAGATAGCGTGTctgaattgaataaattatcaaaattgtatgaaaaattgaaatttaataCAAAACCAATTTGGGTAGACGAttattctttgaaaaagaatctAATGACTGTATCAATGGGACCTCACAAATTTGAAagcttcaatttcattgataatATCACTTTCTATGATTTCGATCCAAGATTAACCTGGTCTACCTATCTAAATCATATCTTACACAATctaaatgatgaaaatgaagaactACCCTTCTCGTGGTACGATTGGAGTGATTTCcatgaattgaataaactTATCTCTTTGGAATCTCAAAAAATCAACTGTAATCTTTTGTTTGAAGGTACTCTCGACGTAGAGGCATTagatttaattgaaaaagaagtagGCGAACCTTTGTTCGTGAACGAAAGATTCAAATACACTTACCCTAAATGGTACCATTTCTCAAGAAAAATGGCTCAACGTCATATCTTTACAGTATTAAAGAAGCATTGTACTCCAATTGAAAAGGCTAAATTCTCCACAGGTGTTGTCATCAATGAGATGTATGATAATGTTAGACCAGAGGTCTTCCAATTACAAGCAAGAAATTTCGTCCTAACAACTGCACCAAATCCTTTATCAATAACTATGTGTAGTGATACAAATCATGCTACTTATCAATTCAACGTACAAAAGAGAAATagttcaaatttaatagaATCAAAGTTATTACACAATTTCATCTCAAATCAAACTGATAATATGCTCCAATTTAATGATACCTCAGAAATACctgaagattttgatattgtcTTTAATCATAACATcttatttaatgaattcatCTCTAATGTCAacatttccaaaaaatttaaactCGAAGTTGACAGAACAGATAAAAACGCTTTTAATTCGAATTACGTTGAATTATCTGCTGACGATTTCGAATTTGATCCCTACTccaaaatcaaagatatGGAGTCCCGTAAAGACTCTTTGTCCTTACATCAATTGAACTATTTAGCCTCTTTGAAGACTTCTGTTACTTACCATCCTGCCACTGCGCCCAAATATTTCGCTGAATGTGGCGCCATCCAACAATTCAAAGGTATGGGGTATCATAGGGACAagagatttttcaatggtgaCAATATGCTAAACAACCAACAAGATTATTTCAATAGACTAAATGCAATGATTAGGactttccaaaaatttacCGCAGCAAATGGTATTATCTCATGGTTGGGCCACGGTACTTTATACGGTTACATTTACAACGGTCAAACTTTCCCATGGGATAACGATTTTGATTTACAAATGCCAATCACTCacttgaattatttgaGTGAATATTTTAATCAAACATTAGTTTTAGAAGATCCAAGATTCGGTAATGGAAGATATCTCTTGGATGTGGGCACTTCAATAACCATTAGAACAAACGGTAACGGTAAAAACAATATTGATGCCAGATTCATTGATATCGATTCTGGTCTTTATATCGATATCACTGGTTTAAGTGTCTCAATGGATGTTGCAAGAGATACAATGAAAACTTACATAACTGACAAGGctaaagaacaaaaaatcGAACTGACGAAGGAAGTTAAGACTTATCCAGACACCAATCATTTAAAAGACTTCGACGGTGAAACTTTCTCCCTCTTAAACATTACtgaattaaagaaatatgCTGATGAGCATACGAACATTTTTTCTGCCGATGACATAAAAAACATTGGTAAgttaattgaaaaggaGGAAGAGACTGTGCAATCCAAGTcagttgaaaaatggttaaatccagaagaaagatttgaTTTACACAAAAAGTTAcatcttttcaattgtagAAATAGTCACTTCACAAATCTAGATCTATTATCACCATTAATCAACACCATGTACCATGGTGTTCCAACATTAATTCCTTTTAAGTACATTTCAGCATTAAAGAATGAATACTCGGTTCCAGCGAAGTATGGTTACACCACGTTCAAAGATAACATATATCTCCCAGAATTCAGATTATGGTTCAAGCAAAGAATTCTTGACAGATGCTCCAATCTAAAATCATGGTTCCCTACAGATATTTTTGAACCGCTGAAAAATACTACATCTTTGGaaagaattgattttgatacTGATGCTAAAACAATGCTTGATAACTTAATCATGATGGATGATTATGATAACGTCAATATTGATATACTAGCACAAATTtataattcttttgaaacgACAAGTTATAGATTAAAAGAAGTGGAAATTCAATATTCGAATACCTCTCcagaacaaaaaaagattcaGTTGGACCAACTTAGAGAGAGATTCTCTAGCTCTCTGAACAACCCTGCCAAAGATCCTTTGATCTATCGcaatgaattgaatatatatgaagAATTGTCCTCGAAATATGACGCTTCCACAATCAAAGATTTGGAAAGAAACGttcaatataaatatattgataaattctgGTCTTTAACGAGAGATTTAAAATACAGAAATTCGACTCTTTTCAATACAACCACCTCAGTGTCATTAGAATCCGCCAACTTGActtcaattgatttcaatgttATTGGTAGAGACGATTTGTTCGCTGATTCCAGGAAGAATGCTAATGAGCTCTTCAAAACAGATCCGGTAATGACTACTGAAAACTAA
- the KAFR0E00330 gene encoding uncharacterized protein (similar to Saccharomyces cerevisiae PTK2 (YJR059W) and PTK1 (YKL198C); ancestral locus Anc_1.507): MSSNTEIKTTKFQSIKLFGRKLINSRSFDNTTSTSVKVPKLKKKNTSPGEELKTRTPVRSSTSAKLLSRNNTNPFTLKNNSTTNGTSTPLTRDSSLNTIDKPLIYNPYGTNTSSNHYNTTKPDATFYLHDGSTKQRVLSLPLRDPNEMLPDEFKQISVQLFDNFKFENDTNIGNGGTSEVKKISNVNGAKIYAFKRLNMIYDENDETYYKRCSREFIIAKYLNDENLKLQNNKDFNKYNGGIHIVGVYDLLKVPTTTFMCRGWGYVMELGKCDLFHLISKSGWKNVHLNEKYCIFKQICLGIKFMHDKGIAHRDIKPENILFDYDGVVKITDFGISNWLYNEPRDFESGIKLFAGMIGSPPYTAPEVMMYDAKKNYSVDLQKPYDARLMDSYALGILLMVMVSNGLQPFMESCSKDSKFRDYENGYNNFIKYNNKNFRTKGNYRPGPGSEYQFAKIFKDSESSRACWRLADPVASTRYTMDDLLEDPWFTKIETCISMEDTYDNLFTNAIPEIKPPTITPPMSPSTNNNNGTEQEISRSMCDFSTPDDTKTTVSFSSGASSSMLLTLEERNEALESIVPLNEISKKSSTMISRHSSITRRTSTPRRTTSGQKKKLVHDHLNVVSSVTNLLESTKNSSLASSIGSASFKSRR, from the coding sequence ATGTCCAGTAATACTGAAATTAAGACCACAAAGTTTCAGTCAATTAAATTGTTCGGTCgtaaattgatcaattcaAGAAGCTTTGATAATACCACTTCTACAAGTGTAAAAGTACCCAAactaaagaagaaaaacacTTCACCTGGcgaagaattgaaaacaagAACACCAGTAAGGTCATCCACCTCTGCGAAGTTATTAAGTCGTAATAATACAAATCCATTCACTCTAAAGAATAACTCTACAACTAATGGTACTAGTACACCACTTACGAGAGATTCATCACTAAATACGATTGATAAACCACTAATCTATAACCCATATGGAACAAATACCAGCAGTAATCACTATAATACAACTAAACCGGATGCAACGTTCTATTTACACGATGGTTCTACTAAACAGCGTGTGTTGTCACTACCGTTACGTGATCCAAATGAAATGCTTCCCGATGAGTTTAAACAAATATCAGTACAACTCTTcgataatttcaaatttgaaaacgaTACAAATATAGGGAATGGTGGTACATCAGAAGTTAAGAAGATATCCAATGTGAATGGCGCGAAAATATACGCTTTTAAAAGGTTGAATATGAtttatgatgaaaatgatgaaacttACTATAAACGTTGTTCAAGAGAATTTATCATCGctaaatatttgaatgatgaaaatttgaaattacaaaataataaagattttaataaatataaCGGTGGAATACATATTGTTGGTGTATATGATCTTTTAAAGGTACCGACAACGACCTTTATGTGTAGAGGTTGGGGCTATGTTATGGAATTAGGTAAATGTGATTTGTTCCATCTAATAAGTAAATCAGGTTGGAAAAATGTgcatttgaatgaaaaatattgtatctTTAAGCAAATTTGTCTCGGTATAAAATTTATGCATGATAAAGGTATTGCTCATAGAGATATTAAGCCAGAAAATATACTGTTTGATTACGATGGTGTGGTGAAAATTACAGATTTTGGTATATCGAATTGGCTATACAATGAACCTCGGGATTTTGAATCTGGTATCAAATTATTTGCCGGCATGATTGGTTCACCACCTTATACGGCACCAGAAGTTATGATGTACGATgcaaaaaagaattatagTGTGGACTTACAGAAACCTTATGATGCTAGACTAATGGATAGTTATGCATTGGGTATTTTACTGATGGTTATGGTTAGCAATGGATTACAACCTTTTATGGAATCATGTTCTAAGGATTCCAAGTTTAGAGATTACGAAAATGGGtacaataattttattaaatataacaacaaaaattttagaacGAAGGGTAATTATAGGCCGGGACCCGGATCGGAGTATCAGTTTGCTaagattttcaaagatagTGAGAGCTCGAGGGCTTGTTGGAGACTAGCAGATCCTGTGGCTTCCACCAGATACACCATGGATGATTTACTCGAAGATCCATGGTTTACTAAGATTGAAACATGTATCAGTATGGAAGATACGTATGACAATCTTTTCACCAATGCAATTCCCGAGATAAAGCCACCAACGATCACTCCACCAATGTCACCTTCaaccaataataataacggTACCGAACAAGAAATATCCAGATCGATGTGTGATTTCTCAACTCCAGATGATACAAAGACGACGGTATCGTTTTCTAGTGGTGCATCGAGTAGCATGTTATTGACATTAGAAGAACGTAACGAAGCTCTTGAAAGCATTGTGCCATTGAATGAAATATCTAAGAAATCCAGTACGATGATCAGCCGCCATAGCAGTATAACAAGAAGGACGTCGACCCCAAGAAGAACGACGTCGGgtcagaagaagaaactgGTCCACGATCATTTGAATGTGGTGAGTAGTGTAACAAATTTACTAGAATCGACCAAAAACTCCTCCTTAGCGTCCTCCATAGGTTCAGCCTCCTTCAAATCGAGAAGATAA
- the PEX1 gene encoding AAA family ATPase peroxin 1 (similar to Saccharomyces cerevisiae PEX1 (YKL197C); ancestral locus Anc_1.506), whose translation MNNKHVLTLRLNNDIKGNFIRLPSNLSDMVFMSGINIQFFNFEIDDKWHVSWDGFDSADAGSLEMSPSLALVYKLQHNSTIELEIKKFESENLDDVTVREVYVKPVSSDDWEIAELNASFLQDSILKQTKVVHERGFIVCYIDNLNCKFSIDKMVPESLKVGLLGAGSLIIVEPRENKSRKQRTIRKREIVTKVKRSLCWSKDKELPGVSVGLNFKELVSSFAYISILVNNFDLKRQSKNITKFCQRIAVNAIDLPNLPANHICLSKLAWNSLSLPSTCQYKINNGIKFKIEFTEPPIIHTEANIFIHHYDNKDFANSVLGNMLLTNNMYLQNHNISIELLAINGKHIPAIDLSQVDPKNITYSHIKESEQIKPKFDIEEQETHEYVDINENIAEIIKYITLPILPSTGLLIEGSSGQGKTTTLRRINSILRTEYNYHTIYLNCEEIAEFNNFEKMKSLIDEWASVFIWYKPMCLILDNSEFLFNEIISEDKSKKNKANSFKLANYLISVLTNNDRHVIDNNRIIFSSSNRNSISKLFYDRHFIDKIWSLKAPSKTERRKIVDWYLKRFHVPTDDDDTINDIVMETEGYSISDIKTLSYKLLNAYQINHRLNKREILEIIGNFTPTSLQRVKLSNNAKKKVKWEDIGGLVMAKNVLLETLEWPTKYQPVFQNCPLRLRSGILLYGYPGCGKTLLANAVASQCGLNFISIKGPEILNKYIGASEQNVRELFEKAESIKPCVLFFDEFDSIATKRGHDSTGVTDRVVNQLLTEMDGAEGLSGVYVLAATSRPDLIDPALLRPGRLDKSIICDIPNEMDRYDILDCVLFKGKLQFAGAVEDLKQIATMTQGYSGADLQGLCYSAHLKAVHRQLATERVQLTTGGEETNDIEVSVINELTKREQIIENVKERLDKKNGQENSNIATTTRGNAKTELVVSMQDLLEAVQETRPSISQQESQKLRKIYDLFQNNTREGTLPSTEVNPTDVGNRISLM comes from the coding sequence ATGAACAACAAGCACGTGTTAACCCTAAGATTAAACAATGACATAAAGGGCAATTTCATCAGACTGCCTTCCAATTTATCTGACATGGTATTTATGAGTGGAATTAATATAcagtttttcaatttcgaGATTGATGATAAATGGCATGTTTCATGGGATGGTTTTGATTCTGCTGATGCGGGGTCATTGGAGATGAGTCCTTCATTGGCATTGGTTTATAAATTACAACATAACTCTACAATCGAATTagaaatcaagaaatttgaaagcGAAAATCTGGATGATGTAACTGTCAGGGAGGTCTACGTTAAACCTGTAAGTAGTGACGATTGGGAGATTGCTGAATTGAACGCTAGTTTTTTACAGGATTCCATATTAAAACAAACAAAAGTGGTCCATGAGCGAGGATTTATTGTTTGTTATATTGACAATCtaaattgtaaattttccatAGATAAGATGGTTCCAGAATCACTGAAAGTAGGATTACTAGGAGCTGGATCATTGATTATTGTGGAGCCCagagaaaataaatcaagaaaacaaCGAACTATCAGGAAACGAGAAATTGTCACTAAAGTTAAGAGATCTCTGTGCTGGAGTAAGGATAAAGAACTCCCAGGCGTATCTGTTGGattaaatttcaaagagcTAGTTTCAAGTTTTGCGTACATTTCGATTTTAGTGAACAATTTTGATCTAAAGAGGCAGTccaaaaatattacaaaattttgtcaacGTATTGCGGTCAATGCCATCGACCTACCAAATTTACCAGCAAACCATATCTGTCTATCAAAACTCGCTTGGAATTCGCTAAGTTTACCGTCTACCTGTCAATATAAGATCAATAATGGCATAAAGTTCAAAATTGAGTTTACAGAACCGCCGATTATACATACAGAGgcaaatattttcattcacCATTATGATAATAAAGATTTTGCAAATTCAGTATTAGGAAATATGCTTTTAACCAATAACATGTATTTGCAAAACCACAATATTTCTATTGAACTATTAGCAATTAATGGAAAACATATCCCAGCTATTGATTTATCCCAAGTTGATCCAAAAAACATTACATACAGTCACATAAAAGAAAGTGAACAAATCAAaccaaaatttgatattgaagaacaGGAAACTCATGAATATGTTGATATAAACGAAAATATTGCGGAgataatcaaatatatcacTCTTCCCATATTACCATCCACAGGCCTTTTGATAGAAGGTTCATCTGGACAGGGCAAGACCACTACATTACGCCGTATAAACAGTATTCTGCGCACAGAATACAATTATCACACcatatatttgaattgtGAAGAGATTGCtgaatttaataattttgagaaaatgaaaagcCTAATAGATGAATGGGCCTCAGTATTCATTTGGTATAAACCTATGTGTTTGATTTTAGACAATAGtgaatttttattcaatgaaataatTAGTGAAGATAAATCTAAGAAAAACAAGGCAAACTCATTCAAATTAGCAAATTATCTGATCAGCGTACTGACAAATAATGACAGACATGTCATCGACAATAATAGGATTATTTTTAGTAGTAGTAATAGGAATTCAATTAGTAAGCTATTCTATGATAGacattttattgataaaatatgGAGTCTGAAGGCACCATCGAAAACCGAACGCCGTAAGATAGTTGACTGGTATTTGAAGAGATTCCACGTGCCTACAGACGATGACGATACGATCAATGATATAGTAATGGAAACTGAAGGGTATTCAATTAGTGATATTAAAACCTTGTCTTATAAACTGCTGAATGCATACCAAATAAATCACCGTCTAAATAAACGGGAGATATTAGAAATAATAGGAAATTTTACACCTACATCATTACAAAGAGTGAAGCTTTCAAACAATGCtaagaagaaagtgaaatgGGAGGATATTGGTGGACTTGTAATGGCCAAAAATGTTCTATTAGAAACGCTAGAGTGGCCTACAAAGTACCAACCcgtatttcaaaattgtccCTTGAGATTAAGATCTGGCATCTTACTATATGGATACCCGGGGTGTGGCAAGACATTATTAGCAAATGCTGTAGCATCACAATGTGGGTTGAATTTCATTTCCATAAAGGGTCCCGAAATTTTAAACAAATATATAGGAGCTAGTGAACAGAATGTGAGAGAGTTATTCGAGAAGGCAGAGTCCATTAAACCGTGTGTGCTATTTTtcgatgaatttgattctaTTGCAACGAAGAGAGGCCATGACTCCACGGGTGTAACCGATAGGGTAGTGAATCAATTGTTGACGGAAATGGATGGTGCCGAGGGATTGAGTGGTGTATACGTACTGGCAGCAACGAGTAGACCGGACTTGATTGACCCTGCACTTTTGAGACCTGGTAGACTGGATAAGAGTATCATATGTGACATCCCGAATGAAATGGATAGATATGATATTCTGGACTGCGTGCTATTCAAAGGGAAGCTTCAATTTGCAGGAGCCGtagaagatttgaaacaGATAGCAACTATGACGCAAGGATACTCTGGAGCAGATTTACAAGGATTATGTTACAGTGCGCACCTGAAAGCCGTACATCGACAGTTAGCTACCGAGAGAGTGCAGTTGACAACAGGGGGAGAAGAGACAAACGATATAGAAGTCTCCGTTATCAATGAACTGACGAAGAGAGAACAAATAATCGAGAACgtgaaagaaagattagaTAAGAAGAATGGCCAGGAGAATTCAAACATAGCAACAACAACCCGGGGTAATGCCAAGACAGAATTGGTAGTATCAATGCAAGATCTACTTGAAGCCGTACAAGAAACAAGGCCAAGTATATCTCAACAGGAGTCACAGAAACTGAGAAAAATTTACGATCTCTTCCAAAATAATACAAGAGAAGGGACACTGCCCTCCACTGAAGTGAACCCTACAGACGTGGGAAACCGAATATCATTAATGTAA
- the APS2 gene encoding Aps2p (similar to Saccharomyces cerevisiae APS2 (YJR058C); ancestral locus Anc_1.505): MAIRFILCFNKQGVVRLVRWYQPLQDGKNTAETIAQIYRLISSRDHKHQSNFVQLSDVTKLVYKRYAGLYFVFGVDLNDDEPIYLSHIHLFVEVLDSFFGNVCELDIVFSFYKAYMVMDEMFLGGEIQEISKDVLLEKLSSLDRLE; this comes from the coding sequence ATGGCCATAAGGTTTATTTTATGCTTTAATAAGCAAGGTGTAGTTAGGTTAGTACGTTGGTATCAGCCACTACAAGATGGTAAAAACACAGCAGAGACTATAGCGCAGATATATAGACTGATTTCGAGCAGAGATCATAAGCATCAGAGTAACTTTGTTCAATTATCAGATGTTACAAAGCTTGTCTACAAGAGATATGCAGGGTTGTATTTTGTATTTGGAgttgatttgaatgatgaCGAACCAATTTATCTTTCACACATTCATTTGTTTGTTGAGGTTTTGGATTCATTCTTCGGTAATGTATGTGAACTGGATATTGTTTTTAGTTTTTATAAAGCATACATGGTCATGGATGAAATGTTTCTTGGTGGTGAGATTCAGGAGATTTCTAAAGATGTTCTGCTGGAAAAGTTAAGTTCATTGGATAGGTTGGAATAG
- the KAFR0E00360 gene encoding uncharacterized protein (similar to Saccharomyces cerevisiae YML053C; ancestral locus Anc_1.503): protein MLSYYNQLGIKRDHFEIESPFPEPNIKRVKLTPYGNNHTTASHQISSYNIIPNSNNNENHNTQIENRPRHQTSMLMTPSPSPSLYNRPIINNNNNKVSDNAIYSDEPYSEVEDYMMKGYYEANDVTNHYSVYDQTNEELTMQNNDCEMDLN from the coding sequence ATGTTATCATATTACAATCAACTAGGAATAAAAAGAgatcattttgaaattgaatctcCATTCCCTGAACCTAATATCAAGAGGGTTAAACTGACTCCCTATGGTAATAACCACACCACAGCGTCACATCAAATATCATCATATAATATAATACCCAATAGTAATAACAATGAAAATCATAATACGCAAATAGAAAATAGACCACGACATCAAACTTCCATGCTTATGACACCTTCCCCTAGCCCATCGCTCTATAACAGACCTATAattaacaataataacaacaaaGTTAGTGATAATGCTATTTATTCTGACGAGCCATATTCCGAAGTCGAAGATTACATGATGAAGGGCTACTATGAAGCAAACGACGTTACTAATCACTACAGCGTTTATGACCAAACTAACGAAGAACTTACTATGCAAAATAATGACTGTGAAATGGatttaaattga
- the SUR7 gene encoding Sur7p (similar to Saccharomyces cerevisiae SUR7 (YML052W); ancestral locus Anc_1.501) produces the protein MKLSSSINNLLRFIVLLFFAGNTLLLIFIVMSGSINHSPITSFYWVEGDTSGIANAPNVTRWTYWGACSRDDGSTHCNEFLGPAYPISPKDNFNTEENVPHSFISKRDSFFYLSRFSFVFFGLALSFVGMAFLFYMLTIFSSQLVKSVFIMMVFGCLFDVCATVLQTAVSVMARNAFHDANRSAKLGASLFGIMWASVFVSLVKFFILCFWISRKDWKEPFDYSSNPTSKQNNFTFRKFFSGNEPDTRAVPDPVINNETFPAEQDQAQPQPTQPQENTHKGINFFTIRRGQKTADDVSV, from the coding sequence ATGAAGCTCTCATCCTCGATTAATAATCTACTAAGATTTATCGTATTGCTGTTTTTCGCAGGTAATACGTTACTGTTAATTTTTATAGTCATGTCAGGTTCCATCAACCATTCTCCTATAACAAGCTTCTACTGGGTAGAAGGTGATACTTCTGGTATTGCAAATGCTCCCAATGTCACTAGATGGACGTACTGGGGTGCGTGCTCCCGTGACGACGGCAGCACCCATTGCAACGAGTTCCTAGGACCTGCTTATCCTATTTCACCAAAGGATAACTTCAATACCGAAGAAAATGTACCACACTCgttcatttcaaaaagagaCTCTTTCTTTTACTTGAGTAGGTTCTCTTTCGTTTTTTTTGGTTTGGCTCTATCATTTGTTGGGATGGCATTCTTATTTTACATGCTTACAATCTTTTCAAGTCAATTGGTGAAATCTGTATTCATTATGATGGTATTCGGTTGTCTTTTCGACGTATGCGCTACTGTCTTACAAACAGCTGTGTCTGTAATGGCAAGAAACGCTTTTCATGACGCCAATCGTAGCGCAAAACTAGGTgcttcattatttggtattaTGTGGGCAAGTGTATTTGTATCATTAGTTAAATTCTTCATACTTTGTTTCTGGATATCAAGAAAGGACTGGAAAGAGCCCTTTGATTATAGTTCCAATCCAACGTCAAAACAGAATAATTTCACTTTCAGGAAATTCTTCTCAGGAAATGAACCTGACACAAGGGCAGTCCCTGACCCAGTGATAAATAATGAGACCTTCCCTGCAGAACAAGATCAGGCTCAGCCACAGCCCACCCAACCACAAGAAAATACCCACAAGGGCATCAACTTCTTCACTATAAGGAGAGGACAAAAGACTGCCGATGATGTATCTGTATAA